The following coding sequences are from one Candidatus Zixiibacteriota bacterium window:
- a CDS encoding TIR domain-containing protein, producing MYNLFVSGHKEDWESEPYFLELNRCLCEYTDAAITARYGDLTAGDIIELLRLPCIFAYESSCNKAPKFGRLRDLTKRQGKAKIEYETEELDKFLTGWDLEKNLAFELDILNWEMNRTHWAVKDIDLATELRSRDIILPPWARTATKAVDITKQEFDVALSFPGEIREFVRSVAVELESIIGPDSCFYDQNFTSQLAMPSLDDLLQDIYRNRSKLVVAFLCSDFQNKEWCGIEFRAIKEIIMERENKRVMYVRMDDGHVDGVLKTDGYIDGRDHNPADIARYIQQRVDLLNADN from the coding sequence ATGTACAACCTTTTCGTTTCTGGACACAAAGAAGACTGGGAGAGTGAACCGTACTTTCTTGAGCTGAATAGATGTTTATGCGAGTACACCGACGCAGCAATTACCGCACGATACGGTGACTTGACCGCCGGAGACATTATTGAACTGCTACGCCTTCCCTGTATATTTGCTTACGAGTCTTCGTGTAACAAAGCACCGAAGTTTGGCCGCCTACGCGACCTAACCAAACGCCAAGGGAAGGCTAAGATTGAATATGAAACTGAAGAATTGGACAAGTTCCTCACCGGATGGGATCTAGAGAAGAATTTGGCCTTTGAACTCGACATTCTCAATTGGGAAATGAATAGGACACATTGGGCCGTCAAAGACATAGACCTTGCCACTGAGTTGCGATCAAGAGACATCATATTGCCACCCTGGGCACGCACCGCAACCAAGGCGGTTGATATAACAAAACAAGAATTCGATGTAGCCTTGTCGTTCCCCGGTGAAATACGCGAATTCGTGAGAAGTGTGGCCGTCGAGCTTGAGAGCATAATCGGACCAGATTCATGCTTCTACGACCAGAACTTCACCTCACAACTTGCCATGCCGTCTCTTGATGATTTGCTACAAGACATTTATCGTAACCGTTCCAAGCTGGTCGTGGCTTTCTTGTGTAGCGATTTTCAAAATAAAGAGTGGTGTGGCATCGAATTCCGGGCAATCAAAGAGATCATAATGGAACGCGAGAACAAAAGGGTCATGTACGTCAGAATGGATGACGGCCATGTCGATGGAGTGTTAAAAACCGATGGATACATTGACGGCCGAGATCATAACCCGGCTGATATTGCACGGTACATCCAGCAACGAGTTGATTTGCTTAACGCCGACAATTGA
- a CDS encoding NAD-dependent epimerase/dehydratase family protein, which yields MRVGVTGSTGSLGGHLIKRLLAEGNKIRAWVHRNNPEPTSDSQKVALTGSVGDIDSLTSDPPL from the coding sequence GTGAGAGTCGGTGTAACCGGCTCCACTGGTTCTCTCGGTGGTCATTTGATCAAAAGGCTGCTGGCCGAGGGAAACAAGATCAGGGCATGGGTTCATCGCAACAACCCTGAGCCGACGTCCGACTCTCAAAAAGTCGCTTTGACTGGCTCTGTCGGCGACATCGATAGTCTGACTTCGGACCCGCCACTGTAG
- a CDS encoding transposase, with amino-acid sequence MSKLLRYYEPGQCCFITCVTANRQPVLDRHVGLLFRAVRKAKRKSRFTVVAWVVLPDHFHAIIDSPDGDISAIVQRIKLSFALQWRRLSKADGGIWQHRYWDHIIRSEEDMARHVDYVHINPVKHGLVGSTKQWRFSSFHGFRRAGHYDADWGEGGVSADNDVYGE; translated from the coding sequence ATGTCAAAACTGCTGCGATACTATGAACCGGGTCAATGCTGCTTCATAACATGTGTAACAGCCAATAGGCAGCCTGTGCTCGATAGACACGTCGGTCTGCTATTTCGTGCTGTAAGGAAAGCAAAACGCAAATCCCGTTTCACCGTAGTTGCCTGGGTAGTCCTTCCTGATCATTTTCATGCTATCATCGACAGTCCCGATGGAGATATCTCTGCGATCGTGCAGCGCATCAAACTCTCATTCGCACTTCAATGGCGTCGACTGTCCAAGGCTGATGGCGGAATATGGCAGCATAGATATTGGGATCACATTATTAGGTCGGAAGAAGATATGGCTCGCCATGTGGATTACGTTCATATCAATCCCGTGAAGCATGGTTTGGTTGGTTCTACGAAACAGTGGCGGTTTTCTTCATTCCATGGATTTCGGCGTGCGGGTCATTACGATGCCGATTGGGGAGAGGGAGGCGTGAGCGCAGATAATGATGTATATGGAGAGTGA
- the dcd gene encoding dCTP deaminase, translating into MPVKPDRWIIDMVREHEMIKPFAASQVRTGISFGTSSYGYDFRLSNEFKILDAANIKELDPAGIRPEDYRDIKADSILIEPNSFVLGRTIEYFKIPRDILTICFGKSTYARMGVIVNVTPFEPEWEGYATISLTNSAPVPARVYANQGIAQLVFLEAAEECINSYRDKAGKYQAQREITISKPD; encoded by the coding sequence ATGCCCGTAAAACCGGATCGATGGATCATAGATATGGTGCGTGAACATGAGATGATCAAGCCGTTTGCTGCATCTCAGGTGCGTACCGGTATCAGTTTTGGTACATCTTCTTATGGATATGATTTTCGTTTATCCAACGAGTTCAAAATCCTCGACGCTGCCAATATCAAGGAGCTTGACCCGGCTGGAATCCGACCGGAAGATTACAGAGATATTAAGGCAGACTCGATTTTGATTGAGCCCAACTCATTCGTTCTGGGGCGCACTATTGAGTACTTCAAGATTCCACGCGATATCCTCACTATCTGCTTCGGCAAATCGACTTATGCCCGGATGGGTGTCATAGTCAATGTCACTCCATTCGAGCCGGAGTGGGAGGGCTACGCCACGATCAGTCTCACCAACAGTGCACCGGTTCCGGCCCGTGTTTATGCCAATCAGGGAATCGCCCAACTGGTGTTCCTGGAGGCAGCAGAGGAGTGCATAAACTCGTATCGTGACAAAGCCGGCAAGTACCAGGCACAAAGAGAGATTACAATCTCAAAACCGGACTAA
- the cobO gene encoding cob(I)yrinic acid a,c-diamide adenosyltransferase, with protein sequence MVEKNGTSTGLKIVYTGQGKGKTTAALGMCVRAVGYRWKICLIQFVKGSWKYGELEGLKRLEPNLQLHVVGEGFVGIVDDDKDIEVHKKAAADGLALATDKIKSGDFQLVILDELNVALKLGLVTDDQVRELLSACPDRQHLVITGRDAPQWLIDQADLVTEMTEIKHPFQDGIPAQKGIDW encoded by the coding sequence ATGGTTGAGAAAAACGGAACAAGCACCGGATTAAAGATTGTCTATACCGGCCAGGGTAAAGGGAAAACCACGGCTGCCTTGGGTATGTGCGTCAGAGCCGTTGGGTATAGATGGAAAATCTGTTTGATCCAGTTTGTCAAAGGCAGCTGGAAATATGGTGAATTGGAGGGGCTGAAACGCCTCGAACCAAATCTGCAGCTACATGTCGTCGGCGAGGGGTTTGTCGGCATTGTAGATGATGACAAGGACATTGAGGTACACAAAAAGGCAGCGGCTGATGGATTAGCATTGGCCACTGACAAGATCAAGTCAGGCGACTTTCAACTGGTCATCCTGGACGAGCTAAACGTTGCCTTGAAACTGGGGTTGGTCACCGACGATCAGGTTCGCGAGTTACTATCGGCATGTCCTGACAGGCAGCACCTCGTGATCACCGGACGCGACGCGCCTCAGTGGTTGATCGATCAAGCCGACCTGGTCACCGAAATGACTGAAATCAAACATCCGTTTCAGGACGGCATCCCAGCACAAAAAGGTATTGATTGGTGA
- a CDS encoding Rrf2 family transcriptional regulator, which produces MQFTKAEEYGMQGVLHLADKGQGKVTPLSEISEAREIPEKFLAKIFQALSRSGILRSHRGVRGGFTLAKSPCDITVKDVLESIQGPYHLTKCIPDPDSCPRASQCAMRDLLATAEKQMLDVFTGHTLEDLVAMERAKQVEPGVKVAN; this is translated from the coding sequence ATGCAGTTTACAAAAGCTGAGGAATACGGGATGCAAGGGGTGTTGCATCTGGCCGACAAGGGTCAGGGCAAGGTTACACCTCTTTCTGAGATTTCTGAAGCCAGAGAAATACCTGAGAAGTTTCTGGCGAAGATTTTCCAGGCCCTTTCGCGGTCCGGTATTCTAAGATCGCATCGAGGCGTTCGGGGTGGGTTCACATTGGCCAAGTCGCCTTGTGATATTACCGTCAAGGATGTCCTTGAATCGATTCAGGGACCATATCACCTGACGAAGTGTATTCCGGATCCCGACAGCTGTCCGCGTGCATCTCAATGTGCTATGCGCGACTTGTTGGCCACCGCCGAGAAGCAGATGCTTGATGTTTTCACCGGTCACACTTTGGAGGACCTGGTGGCGATGGAACGGGCCAAGCAGGTCGAGCCGGGGGTGAAAGTAGCCAATTAG